A genomic region of Solanum dulcamara chromosome 2, daSolDulc1.2, whole genome shotgun sequence contains the following coding sequences:
- the LOC129872028 gene encoding LOW QUALITY PROTEIN: uncharacterized protein LOC129872028 (The sequence of the model RefSeq protein was modified relative to this genomic sequence to represent the inferred CDS: substituted 2 bases at 2 genomic stop codons) has translation MLQEYGVRLTYIQSWRAKEKALELVRGDPTQSYAKLPSYFHILEATYPGSYIRLHKSEDDHFLYAFVALFTSIKGWEYYRPIVVVDETFLKGAYKGTMLTANTLDAAEAFGQRSEICIISDRHASIIKATSTVYDEIPHFACIXHLLXNIMKNFRKSQQKVTKLFYSMVKIYTTVEFNQHMTIIEKIDKRIKDYLLNIGYNKWSRVHAQVNRTWMMTSNIAESVNSRTRHAKVLTVLHLLEFIRQLVQKWNNNNRSKAIFLGFYLGKKYEKIIQRNKTASEKLRVWYL, from the exons ATGTTACAAGAATATGGTGTGCGGCTCACATATATACAATCTTGGAGAGCTAAAGAAAAAGCTCTTGAATTAGTCCGAGGTGATCCAACTCAATCATATGCAAAGTTGCCAAGTTACTTTCACATACTAGAGGCAACTTACCCTGGTTCTTATATAAGATTGCACAAATCAGAAGATGACCATTTCCTATATGCATTTGTAGCTCTGTTTACATCGATAAAAGGATGGGAGTATTATAGACcaattgtagttgttgatgaAACTTTTCTAAAAGGAGCATACAAAGGGACAATGCTAACAGCTAATACCTTAGATGCAGCAG AGGCATTTGGTCAAAGATCAGAGATATGTATCATTTCGGATAGGCATGCAAGCATTATTAAGGCAACTTCAACTGTCTATGATGAAATACCCCATTTTGCGTGTATATGACATTTATTGtaaaacataatgaaaaacTTCAGAAAGAGTCAGCAAAAGGTAACAAAATTGTTCTACTCTATGGTAAAAATATACACCACGGTAGAGTTTAATCAACATATGACAATTATTGAGAAGATAGACAAGAGGATTAAAGACTACTTGCTGAACATTGGATACAACAAATGGTCACGTGTTCATGCTCAGGTAAATAGGACTTGGATGATGACATCAAACATTGCAGAATCAgtcaattcaagaacaagacatGCCAAAGTTCTTACAGTCTTGCACCTCCTAGAATTCATAAGACAACTTGTTCAAAAATGGAATAACAATAACAGGTCAAAGGCAATATTTTTAGGATTTTACCTTGGaaaaaagtatgaaaaaattatacaaCGCAACAAAACTGCATCAGAGAAATTAAGAGTATGGTATCTGTAA